The Kwoniella newhampshirensis strain CBS 13917 chromosome 11, whole genome shotgun sequence DNA segment GCACAGGAAGCATTTACATATGTCGTGAttcgaggacgatgatccgGGGGTATGGTAAAAGCCCGCTTCGGAGAGTGATTTAGGTGTGAGGTATGGATGAGTCGCCGTGGTGAGAGGAAAGGCCGGCTTCGCTTTTGATTTGGGTCTGGTGATCGCGGAGAACGATTCGAATCGCGTGTCTTGATACTGCATTGTGCAAGGAAGAGCGACCTGggtggtggatgatgagtgagagagaggaaggggagagagaacggTTCATCAACTTTGGTATCGATCTTTTGTTGACGCGGTAAAGTCAGTCAGGCCGAGAGACGTGACGCAGCGATAAAAGGGGAGGCATAGATACAGATACATTATGAAGACTGGCAAGTAATGCCACATCTGTCGATAGCATGTACGGTGAACGAGAAATCCCCGCATATTTCCGATGTCCGAGATTTCGCAGTGTCACTTTTTGGTCTGGACATCTCGAGATGATTGATGCTTTCTATTGACGCATTCCACAACTATTGTATCAGCACACAGTTCAGACTCCACCCGACCATGTCGCGAGTAATCCGAAGAGCATTCTCCgcctttcctcctcgagcaGGTCCGTCTTCCTTGCCTGCGCCCGCGACACTCTTCCCCTCCGCTTCCTCCGCAACATCGACACTTCCTCAATCGGTCCGAAGACGACGGGCCGAacatccacctcatcctcagtCCGCTCCTTCCCCGCTGTCCGATCCCGAGCTGCAtgatccttcttccggCAAGCGGTTCCCTCTCGAACTAGAGAAGGATTATCGGGAtctgatctcgtcgtcagaGTTTCCTGATGGCGGCGACGACGCACAGCTGAGAGGGTTGTTCTTGAAGGGGACGGCGGAATGGAAgtcgagagtgagaggatTCGCACCTCGTGGGAGAACGGGCAGACACGAATATCTGCTCGGTGTGATGGGTGGTCAGAAGTTGACCTCGTCtcatggaggagagggagaaggagaaccGACTCCGACTTCGACGTCAGCGTCGGCCGATCCTAATCAGATAGTCGGACAGAGGATCTATCTGCCCAATATCCAAATCCGACTGATGAGAAATCACACTCCCCCTGGCCAGTCTTACGACCCTTTTATCGCGACATTCCGAATTCCCCCATCCATGACCAAGACCGATCTTCGATCCTATCTCTTAGCGGTATACAACCTCAAAGTGACATTCATCCGTACCGACAACTACATCGGTGAGGTCGGACGATCGAGGACAGGAGAGATCAAGCGCAAAGGCGGGAGCTCGAACACTTACAAGAGGGCCGTGGTAGGGTTGAACGAGCCGTTCCATTATCCGGACGATATGGAGGAGCTGTATGCCCAAGGTGCAAAGAGTGGGAAAGGGGATGAACCGGCTTTGGCGAGAGATAAATGGTTAGAACAGAATTACAGTTTGAGAACTtcagaggagatgaggaagagagcgatGTTCAAATATTACAAGGgttcgagatggaggtcGAGAACTCATGCCAacttggtgagtggactCGTAAAGCTTACAATGCACTCCGATCGATTGAGGGACTATAGAGCTGATCATATGGTTTTTCACACTGTTGCAGGGAAATACcgtcaaggagatcatgAAACGAcgaaaagagagagaggacaaggtcaCAGAAGAAGTCAAGAGACGATATGCTCTGGTCTCGCAGGCTTCTGTCCCGGCGGAAGGAGAACAGGTCGCTCAAGCAGCTTAGCTTGGAAACACACTCATCATGCATGTTATGGATTGGATCACGCGAGTGTGGTGGTCACAGTCAATTCGCATGAGTAGCTATCTCATCTGGGCCATGTGCAAGATGTTGCCTCTTGACGTCCATTGCGAATATTCATATCGTCACGTGTATGCAACGCCATATACTATCGAAGTAAGGAATACAGAGAAGACCAGAACGTAGAGATTGAATCCACCACACTCGCGCGCTACTACAAGATACCCGCTAAATGATGTCAAGTATAGATCCACACAACCTCAAACGCCTAAATCGCCCTCGGTCCGTCCCCTTTGTCCAAGCGGTTCAGATGGACCGTGCTCCCctcatcgacgagctcCACCTCACTGCTCATCCCCATCTTACTCGTCGAAGCCGTCGGACTGAGCTCTTCATCCCCGTACTGACTCTGATGATCCTTCTTCGtttccatctcccattcctctgACCGGTCATCCTTGCCCAGAATACCCCCGAGCGTCGTCGTCCTATTAGTGAACCTCTCTCCGTTCGGCGAGGTAGCCCCATCGCCTCGATCAGCTTTACCATTGCCTGATAAGATGGGACCGAACGACTGATTAGCGTAGTTGGGCGATCCGGCGAGTGTGGTGGAACCACCAAAGCTGGACGATGTCACAC contains these protein-coding regions:
- a CDS encoding mitochondrial 54S ribosomal protein uL23m: MSRVIRRAFSAFPPRAGPSSLPAPATLFPSASSATSTLPQSVRRRRAEHPPHPQSAPSPLSDPELHDPSSGKRFPLELEKDYRDLISSSEFPDGGDDAQLRGLFLKGTAEWKSRVRGFAPRGRTGRHEYLLGVMGGQKLTSSHGGEGEGEPTPTSTSASADPNQIVGQRIYLPNIQIRLMRNHTPPGQSYDPFIATFRIPPSMTKTDLRSYLLAVYNLKVTFIRTDNYIGEVGRSRTGEIKRKGGSSNTYKRAVVGLNEPFHYPDDMEELYAQGAKSGKGDEPALARDKWLEQNYSLRTSEEMRKRAMFKYYKGSRWRSRTHANLGNTVKEIMKRRKEREDKVTEEVKRRYALVSQASVPAEGEQVAQAA